Part of the Capricornis sumatraensis isolate serow.1 chromosome 9, serow.2, whole genome shotgun sequence genome, tgaaggcaggagaaggggacaacagaggacgagatgattggatggcatcaccaactcaatggacatgagtttgagcaagctcaaggagatggtgaaggacagggaagcctggagtgctgcagtccatggggttacaaagagtcagagatgactgagcaactgaacaataaatgctggctcTTTCTTGCCTTTCTCTCCATTCCTCCCAGACTCACAGTCAAGATGTGGTCAGTGTGCTGATGATGGGGTCGGGGGTGGGTCCTTGGGCTGAGCTACTTTTGGGGTGCAATGCTGTGTGAGCTAGACCCAGGCATAAACCCAAGAGTTTAAACAATGATTCTAAAACAGTCTTTTCTGGGTCTCAGCACATCTCTAAGAATTTGATACATTAAAACTTCAGAATATACTGCACTGATGCAGCTTTACAGCTTATCTTGAACTCCATTGGCGGGGCCTTGGACCCCTTGTCTTGGGACCAAGAGAAGTTAAGAAGGTCttgccaactgagccacaagcCCTATTGCAACAGGTATTGTTTGCTGTCTGCTCCTACCTCCCACCAATTAAAGTTTTCTAAATAGCCACAATTATTTAAAGTTCAGTAGATTTCTCTTTTAAAGATGATTTCCAATTACTTTGGggctttttgattttgttttatagtagattttttggctgcaccacaggggttgtgggatcttagttcccaaacctgGGATTGAACGAGGGCCTACCTTTGGCAATGAAAtcatgaagtcctaaccactggactgccagggcattCCCTCCAGTTGCTTTTGGAAAACAGAGACTTGACACCATTGAGCTCACTCACTCAAAGCGCTGGTGATATGGAGGAACCCCTACCTCCTTCCTGTTGAAACAAGGTCTTTGTTTTACAGCAcaccctctctctcttttaatatcTGTCTGGGGTctataagagcttccctggtggctaagacggtaaagaatctgcatgcaatttTGGAGACCCggcttccatctctgggttgggaggcaACTGactcagtattctcgcctggagaattccatggactgaggagcctggcaagctacagttcatgggatctcaaagagtcagaaacgactaagcagtaacacacacacactggggtcTGTAAGCATGTGAGGTTtacaattgctgctgctgctgctgctaagtcgcttcagtcgtgtccaactctgggcgaccccatagacggcagcccaccaggctcccccatccctgggattctccaggcaagaacactggagtgggttgccgtttccctctccaatgcatgacagtgaaaagtgaaagtgaggtcactcagtcgtgtccgactcttcgagaccccatggactgtagcctaccaggcttttccgtccatgggattttccaggcaagagtactggagtgggatgccattgtaggcagattataAATGGCCTTACATGCCCTGCTAAGGAGCTTGAACTACcaacatttttttccttggtAGCTATTGTTTACATCCCCAGGGCGGGAACAACCTCTTATTACTTCTGTCTAGCCAGCACCATGCGCGGGGCACGTCGTTTGGCACCAATAAAGGGAGGGCATGAGTTCGTTTGTCCCAAAACCGCAGTCCGCAGTTCGCGCCCGCATCGCTAGGGGGCACTAGGACCCCGGGAAGGCCGGGGAGACCAGCGGCCACGGAACCGGCGACAAGGGGACATTCTGCATTCCGGCTGGTGCCTCCCGTGTGTCTCAGGCCTTCCTCGTCTCACCGcgctcctgccccaccccaggaGAAGAGAACCCAGAAGAAAATAGCCTGCACTGTCCAGAAAGAAAGGGCTTTATTGGGGAGCAGGGACAGCCGAGGACCCCTGTCCTCTAACAGACAAGGCCAGGAGAGGCTAGGCGGAGAAAGGCTGGGCAGTTTTACTGGTGGGGTTGTAACGACGGTGTTTCCCAATGGGGACTAACAGTTTTATAGAAGATTCCGGTCAGTTTCACAAAGTCAGGTTCAAGGATGCTGATCGATTGCGTCTTCCCTGGCACAGACCTGTGGCCCTTCTTCAGGCCTTCCGCGGATCCGGAGGGCACTCCTGAGCGCCCGGGCCTGAGCGTCTGCGGAGCGTGTTACTTTCCTCGGGGGACCCCAGAGGGCCGGAACCTCAAGGCTCCTCCTGCCAGGGGGAGGGGCCAGACCAAAGGCAAATCTTAGCGGCTCGCGCACCGCGAATGGGGACACCCAGGGGCCGGATGGGGCAGTATGGGCCCCACGACCACTGCCTCCTTCTCACTCGCGGGCCACGCCCGGGACTTGGGGTCCTAGCCCGGTGACTTCCCAGGGAGCCCTTTCGCTAGCCCAGTTTTCTCCCACGCAGAGGGTTGGGGtaggggcaggaggggaaaagGGTTCCCACCTGTTCCAGACCGTTCTCCGAAGCCTTTCTGCGAGGAGGCCAGATCACCGCCAGCTTTCCGTCGCCCCTGCTCACTGAGGAGGAAGGGGCGCTCAGCTGGCATTGCACACCCCCCCCCACCACGCCTTACCAGCAGGAGGCAGCCAGGACGAAGGAGAGCGGCCGCACCCCTTAAACACACACAGGCGTTCACCCCCCTCCTCCCCGCTGAGGCCTCCGTcccgagggaggagggaggaacccCAGGGAGGGGGAAGGCGAACAAACCAGAGTGAGGAGGTAGGAACCAGAAAATTCAGAGGGGGAGATCCAGGTGTGCCAGAAcccagggagggtccctgggaACCCGACAAACACATCTGGgatcctcctcccttcccccaccacaaGCCTAGGTGGGGTGTGTCTGGGAGTCCGACGGGGTTGGGGGTGGAGCATAGGGACGGTCAGTCCAGAAAGGgtgggcagagagaggagagTCTGGGGAGTTTGGGAGCCAGGAAGGAAGACCCTGAGGATTAGAGAGCCACTGGAGTAGGGGAGTCGGTGAAAGCGGCTGGAGCTCTGGAAATCCCCAGCGTTGGGACGCCGGTGGCTTACCCGTTAGGCTGGGCGCGGGCTCCTTGAACTCGGCGGTGCCGTAGAGGCTCAGCCGCTGGCGCTGCAGCTCCCGCTCGCGCTCATTCACCTCGCGCACCTCCTGCTCCAGCAGCGACGGTGCGATGGGCGGCGGGGCGCGAGACAGCACCGGACACCGGCCCTGTACGACTGAATGCAGCCGGCCTCTGGGCTCGGGCAGCCGCTGCGTGTCTGCGCTGCCCTCCGCCGCGGGTGAGGAGGAGCATCCGCCAGCAGCCTCGAAAAAGCGCTTGAGCTCGCCCAGGGGCTGCGGCGGCGGCCGGGCGCTCTGCTTCGGGACTTCGGGGCGCGCCAGCGCCGCCTGCCGATAGGCCTCCCGCTCGATATCTCGCTGCATCTGCGCGCCCGCCCGAGCGCGCTCCAACGCGCGCGGGAGCGCGGGGCTGGGGCCCGGCAGGCTGAGCACCGGCCGCACGCGCAGTTCAACGAGTTCACTGCCCGCGCGACCTGGGCTCAGGCCCCGGCTCCGGCGCAAGCTTTCCTCGCGTTCGCAGCTACGGCGAATTTCGCGCTCGATGGGTGTCTCCATGAGTGGCTCCTCTAGGGGATGTTGTGGGGTCTCCGAACGCAGCTGGAGGGCTTCCGAGTTCGACTCAGAGGAGGTTTCCGGACCTTGAGAGAGACAGTGCTCCAGGAGCCCCTTGCCTAGCGCTTCAGACGGTTCAGGGTCGTCGCTTCCTTGCCCAGGACTCTCAAAGCCCCCAGCTGCGGTCCGGCCCAGGACGCTCTGCGTCCTGCCTCGCTGATAGTCCGAGGACTTCCCTCTCTTGCTCGGGCGTCTCCGCGCCCTGGTCTGGGGAGGGCACGGGGACGTCGGTATTCAGCTCTGCGGCAGGCTTGGGAATTTCGCTATCTAAGCCGGGGGGTTCAGGCCCACGCGCTTCGGACGACCCCAGGGCTCCGTTCTGCCGCCCAGGGGCCTAGGTAGGTGTCCGGGGTTTGGAGCAGCTCGGAAGCCTTAGCTCCCAGCGCTGGAGTTTTGATGCCTAGAGCTGGGACACCCTGCCCTGCGCAGCACCTGTGGTTGCAATTGCCGTCCGCGGGTTCCAAGGCGTCGCCCGCACGGGCCACTTCTCTGACCCGCCCCTGGCCTCCAAGAACTGCCCTCGGGGGCAGGGCCGGGCACCGCCCCCTGCACCTGCCGGCCGGACTCGGGGCCccgccctggccccgccccggccccgcccccgaggGGGGGCGCCTCAGCTGGGCACTGGGTTTGGTCCACTGACGCGCCTGTCAGCTCGGGGCACTGGATGTTTTAGAAGAGAGCTTCCCTAGACCTAGCCTGCTACCTGGGGGCGCCAGTCTAGCTGCAGTGTTCACTCAATGGGCGCCACCTTGGCACCTTTTCGGGCTCACGTCCCCGGCGTTACCAGGGGGCTTGGTCCCACCCAGCTGCACGCCTGGCTGAACCTCTGAACCACTGTCTTCTGGTGGGGTGTCCTCTGAAATCATCTTTCCGGGGCCTGGCCTGGCCCGCCAATCCTGTGTCAGCCGCCTGGCAGCGACAGCAACGGGCTCCGGGCTGTCCTTTCAATTTCCACCCCTGCAGCGCACAGTTCGGGCTGGAGGGGGCGCCAGGAACCGCCTCTCCGCCCGCCCAAGTCTGTCTTCCAGTGCCTGGGCTCACACTTCCAAGCCGAGAGCCAGCGCCCGCGCCAGGCCCATAGGGCacttcccctcaccccacccggAAAAGTTCGCGAGCCGGCCGCTGCCAAGCGCACTCCCAGACCGAGGGACCaggcaggcatgcacacacagcgCGCCCAGGATCCAGAAGAGCAGCTAAGGTTGGAAAGGCGGTCACCTTGGGCCCAGGCGACTGGGAGACCCAGGGAAGTATCCAGGCTTGTGGGGGAAGTAGCTCTCTGCAGCTGGGGCCAGATTGTGGTGTTCTTGGCCAGGATTGATGCCAGGAACAGGCGACCTACTCCCAGCGACATTTTCCACTCTCTTCCACTGGGCTTTCGCCAAAACCtgcctccccccctcccccctccccccctccatTTTGggatgaccagtggaaaagataAGTTACCTGAAGCAAGGGTGGGGGGCGGCTACACAGTCTCAGGAGTGCCAACAATCCCCCAACTCTCTGCCTACCCTGATGACTCTCTTTTCCATCTGCCCTCTCGCTCCGCTCTCTCCTGGATCCCAATCTCAAGCTGCTACCCTCCTCCCTCTAACTCTATTGGCCCAATTGGAATTGGACccacctgggttccatcccactGAGAACCTGAGCTAAGTGTCAGCCTTCTCCaagactcagtttctttatctgtaaaatggagatggtaGTACTTACCCCTTTGGGAGGTGATGACTATGAAAACTCTGCTTCTGGAATGACTTGTCTCTACAGTGGACTCTCCACTTTATCACCTCCTGTTCCTCTTcttcccggatggctcagtggtaaagaatccgcctgcaatgcaggagacacgggttcaacccctgggtcaagaagctctcctggaggagcaaatagcaacccactccagtattcttacctgaaaaatccccatggacagaggagcctggcgggatattGTCccaagggtcacagagtcaaaaacGACTTCACATGAGTATGTGCACCTCTCTTCTAGCCATGCACACTGTGCTCTTGGTTCCACCACACCACTGACCCTTCTCTGTCCGAGGACCTCTGTGACCTCCATTTACCAGACCTGGTCACTGGATTTGCCCTGAGTTCCTTTCCACCAGCTCCTTAGTCTTGGAGAATGCTACCCACTTATGGTTTTCCTCTGACCTCCCAAGTGCCCGTTTTCAGACTTCTGGTTCACCTGCATCAATGGGGTTCTTTCCCCTCAGGCTTCCATTGGGTTTGGCTGATGGGAGAGAGGAGAATGAGAGATCAGGATGTTTATCTCACGTGTTCTTCTTCCAAGCTTTGTTGGCTGTGTCTCTCCACTGCCGGCAGCAGTTCCAAACAGCTCTCTCTCTCCAGGGCTATGGGGTGGTAAGAGCTCCCAGCTGATGCTAACCCAGCGAGTGCACTATGCCttgtttatttccttctattGAGTTCTGATCAATTACTCAGTTTAAGTATACAGTCTCTTTCCTGCCAACACTCAGACCTTGACAAACTCCAGTTTCACACTTTAAACACCATGTCTATGCAGATGTCTCCCAAATTTATATCTCTAGCTCTAATTTCTCCTCTGAGTTTTAACTCATATCCAACGGTCCCCAGTCTAATAGATAGGTCAAACTGAACACTTTCAAAACTGAATTCTTGGTCTCCCCCAACTCTACTTCTCTTTACTACATATAGCAACTCACTCATTCTGTTTTTCATGTCCCAAAATGTAGAACTCagcctcaatttctttttttccctacgCACCCCCAGTCCATTCATATATTGGATTGCTGTTTGCTCCACCTCCAACACATATTATGAAGTTGTCCACTTCTCACCACCCTTTCCCCAGCCATTCATTGCCCTCCGATGTCTCTCCACCAAACTTAGGAGAAAAATCCAAATTTCCTACCCTGGCTCAAAACCCCTTCCCACTTCTCAGATCTCATCTCCTGACACCCTCTCCCTTGATCCCTCCTCCATCTGAACTTTCATGCTTTCCTCAAACTCTGCGATTGcattcccaccccagggcctttgtactGGCCTTTCTCTCTGCTTGGAATGACTCAGCATATTGTTGGCTTCTGCTATTCAGATGTCACTTGATTCAGATGTCACTGCTTCAGAGAAGTGGTCTCTGATCACCTAGCCTACCTCAAACACAGCTCTTCTCCGTAACTCTATCcctgccttttttattttttgtaattaacCCAGTACtacagttgggcttcccttgtggctcagacggtaaagaatctgcctacaatgcaggagaaccaagtttgatccctgagttgggaagatccccgggagaagggaatggctacctactccagtattcttgcttggagaatgccatggacagaggagcctggtgtgctacagtctatgggatcacaaagagttggacacgactgagcgactaacactttcacaatacTCTAGTTATCATCAATTacctttgtttctttatttgtatattatctatctctgcccgcccccccccctcAGCTGGAGAGTGAGTGGGATTACAGCATTTTCTGTTTGTCATCTTCACCCAGCTCTCTCacgcctagaacagtgcctaacACATAACACTTACTAAAGAATGTTCCCAAATTTGGGAACAAAGAAATAGACTTGGAAGTTGCCATTGAGTCTAAGAGACAGACACAATTATAAACAGAACGATCTTGCCTCAAGGTGGAACCCAGGACAAGAGTTCCCTTTAGGGAAGCCTATATAAGTGTTGATCTAAATAGCTAACAGTTATAAAATCAAGCTACAAGCAATGAAGAAAAATACACACTCTCCTCCAAAAGgtgggaacaacccaaatgtccatcaacaaatgaatggataagcaaaatgtgatccattcatacaatggaatattattcagccatgaaaaaggaatgaagcactgaTTCAGGCtaaaatatggatgaaccttgacaacattatggagaagggaatggcaacccactccagtatccttgcctgggaaaccccacggacagaggagcctagtgggctacagttcatagggtcttgaagagtcagacactactcagcaactaacactttctcttttgaa contains:
- the MISP3 gene encoding uncharacterized protein MISP3, producing METPIEREIRRSCEREESLRRSRGLSPGRAGSELVELRVRPVLSLPGPSPALPRALERARAGAQMQRDIEREAYRQAALARPEVPKQSARPPPQPLGELKRFFEAAGGCSSSPAAEGSADTQRLPEPRGRLHSVVQGRCPVLSRAPPPIAPSLLEQEVREVNERERELQRQRLSLYGTAEFKEPAPSLTVSRGDGKLAVIWPPRRKASENGLEQEEP